The following coding sequences lie in one Shumkonia mesophila genomic window:
- a CDS encoding alpha-D-ribose 1-methylphosphonate 5-phosphate C-P-lyase PhnJ: MTNAIREPLAGYNFAYLDEQMKRSIRRAILKAVAVPGYQVPFGSREMPLPYGWGTGGIQVTASIIGAEDVLKVIDQGADDTTNAVSIRQFFARTTGVATTERTAEATIIQTRHRIPERPLGPGQIIVYQVPIPEPLRWVEARETETRKMHALQEYGVMYVKLYEDIARFGCINTSYNYPVLVNGRYLMAPSPIPKFDNPKMDRNPALQLFGAGREKRIYAVPPFTSVRSLDFEDYPFDVQHWDHCCALCGAADSYLDEVVTDDHGGRMFVCSDTDYCGERRAAGHAGPGTPIPLAAEAAE; this comes from the coding sequence ATGACGAACGCGATACGCGAGCCGCTGGCCGGCTACAATTTCGCCTATCTCGACGAGCAGATGAAGCGCTCCATCCGGCGGGCCATCCTCAAGGCCGTCGCCGTGCCCGGCTACCAGGTTCCGTTCGGCAGCCGCGAGATGCCGCTGCCCTACGGCTGGGGCACCGGCGGCATCCAGGTCACCGCCTCGATCATCGGCGCCGAGGACGTGCTCAAGGTCATCGACCAGGGCGCCGACGACACCACCAACGCCGTCAGCATCCGCCAGTTCTTCGCCCGCACCACCGGCGTGGCGACGACCGAGCGGACGGCCGAGGCGACGATCATCCAGACCCGCCACCGTATCCCGGAACGGCCGTTGGGGCCGGGCCAGATCATCGTCTACCAGGTGCCGATCCCCGAACCGCTGCGCTGGGTCGAGGCCCGCGAGACCGAAACGCGCAAGATGCACGCCCTTCAGGAATACGGCGTCATGTACGTCAAGCTCTACGAGGACATCGCCCGTTTCGGCTGCATCAACACCTCCTACAACTATCCCGTCCTGGTCAATGGCCGCTACCTGATGGCGCCCTCGCCGATCCCCAAGTTCGACAACCCGAAGATGGACCGCAACCCGGCGCTCCAGCTGTTCGGCGCCGGACGCGAGAAACGCATCTACGCGGTGCCGCCTTTCACCTCGGTCAGGAGCCTGGATTTCGAGGACTATCCCTTCGACGTGCAGCACTGGGACCATTGCTGTGCGCTGTGCGGTGCCGCCGACAGCTACCTCGACGAGGTAGTCACCGACGATCACGGCGGTCGCATGTTCGTCTGCTCGGACACCGATTATTGCGGCGAACGGCGGGCCGCCGGCCACGCCGGGCCGGGAACCCCAATACCGCTCGCGGCCGAGGCCGCCGAATGA
- a CDS encoding carbon-phosphorus lyase complex subunit PhnI — MYVAVKGGETAIRNAHALLAEERRGDPAVPELTLEQVKEQMALAVDRVMTEGSLYDRDLAALAVKQACGDLIEAVFLLRAYRTTLPRLAVSEPVDTATMDIRRRVSATYKDLPGGQVLGPTFDYTHRLLDFSLAETGHPQEKPAHGDAATIPERMPKVVDVLDHEGLIEREVAPPEPAEATDLTRVPLDFPAGRDARLQNLARGDEGFLLALAYSSQRGFGSAHPFAGEIRMGEVAVEIVPEELGFAIEIGDITLTECDMVSQFKGSATESPKFTRGYGLSFGHCERKAMAMALVDRTLRTRELGGEARYPAQDEEFVLSHSDNVEASGFLQHLKLPHYVDFQGELVTVRHLKAEAARRRPEQEEIVP; from the coding sequence ATGTATGTCGCGGTCAAGGGTGGGGAAACGGCCATCCGCAACGCCCACGCGTTGCTGGCCGAGGAACGGCGCGGCGATCCCGCCGTCCCCGAGCTCACGCTCGAACAGGTCAAGGAACAGATGGCGCTGGCCGTCGACCGCGTCATGACCGAGGGCTCGCTTTACGACCGCGACCTGGCGGCGCTGGCCGTCAAGCAGGCGTGCGGCGATCTGATCGAGGCCGTCTTCCTGTTGCGGGCCTACCGCACCACGCTGCCCCGCCTGGCGGTGTCGGAACCCGTCGATACCGCCACCATGGACATCCGGCGCCGCGTTTCGGCCACCTACAAGGATCTTCCCGGCGGCCAGGTTCTCGGCCCCACCTTCGACTATACCCACCGCCTGCTCGATTTCTCGCTGGCCGAGACGGGCCATCCGCAGGAGAAGCCGGCGCACGGCGACGCCGCGACGATTCCCGAGCGCATGCCCAAGGTGGTGGATGTCCTCGACCACGAAGGCCTGATCGAGCGCGAGGTCGCTCCGCCCGAACCGGCCGAGGCGACCGACCTTACCCGCGTGCCGTTGGACTTTCCGGCCGGCCGCGACGCCCGCCTGCAAAACCTGGCGCGCGGCGACGAAGGCTTCCTGCTGGCGCTGGCCTATTCGAGCCAGCGCGGCTTCGGCAGCGCGCATCCCTTCGCCGGCGAGATCCGCATGGGCGAGGTCGCCGTCGAGATCGTGCCAGAGGAACTGGGCTTCGCCATCGAGATCGGCGACATCACGCTGACCGAATGCGACATGGTCAGCCAGTTCAAGGGCTCGGCCACGGAATCCCCGAAATTCACCCGCGGCTATGGCCTTTCCTTCGGCCACTGCGAGCGCAAGGCCATGGCCATGGCGCTGGTCGACCGCACGCTGCGCACGCGCGAGCTGGGCGGCGAAGCCCGATACCCGGCCCAGGACGAGGAGTTCGTGCTTTCCCATTCCGACAACGTCGAGGCGTCGGGCTTCCTGCAGCACCTCAAGCTGCCGCACTACGTCGACTTCCAGGGCGAACTGGTCACCGTGCGCCACCTCAAGGCCGAGGCCGCCCGCCGGCGCCCGGAACAGGAGGAGATCGTGCCATGA
- the phnH gene encoding phosphonate C-P lyase system protein PhnH, with protein MRPTATVLGGFRHPVHDSQRVFRGVLDAMAHPGRIVGLDAVVATAAPLYRGTMALLLALTDLETPLWLSPSADNDAVLGAIRFHCGSPIVADPSRAAFAVAANAAERPRLDALDLGSDLYPERAATLILQVDGLGVGREIVLAGPGIDGTARLAVDGLDEAFWIERKALEILFPRGLDVILVDGEAVATVPRSTAVEA; from the coding sequence ATGCGACCCACAGCCACCGTGCTTGGCGGCTTCCGCCATCCCGTCCATGACAGCCAGCGGGTATTCCGTGGCGTGCTCGATGCCATGGCCCACCCCGGGCGCATCGTCGGCCTCGACGCCGTCGTGGCGACGGCTGCCCCCCTGTATCGGGGGACGATGGCGCTTCTGCTGGCGCTGACCGACTTGGAGACGCCGCTGTGGCTGTCGCCCTCGGCCGACAACGATGCCGTGCTTGGCGCCATCCGTTTCCATTGCGGCTCGCCGATCGTCGCCGACCCGTCGCGCGCCGCCTTCGCGGTGGCGGCAAACGCCGCCGAAAGGCCGCGGCTGGATGCCCTCGACCTCGGCTCCGATCTGTACCCCGAGCGGGCCGCCACCCTCATCCTCCAGGTCGACGGCCTGGGCGTCGGCCGCGAGATCGTTCTCGCCGGGCCGGGTATCGATGGCACCGCCCGATTGGCCGTCGACGGTCTCGACGAAGCGTTTTGGATCGAGCGCAAGGCGCTCGAAATCCTGTTTCCACGGGGGCTCGACGTCATCCTCGTCGATGGCGAAGCCGTCGCCACCGTTCCCCGTTCGACCGCAGTGGAGGCCTGA
- the phnG gene encoding phosphonate C-P lyase system protein PhnG: MTDFHAPHAAPEGAAAVFPAPAESEARRRWMGVLGRASGDDLERAWRSLADKPAYVAVRAPETGMVMVRGRAGGTGAPFCLGEMTVTRCAVETADGRVGVSYLAGRDPRRAEIAAALDALLQDPARRATLLREVIDPLAAGQADARRARRAKVAATKVDFFTMVRGD; encoded by the coding sequence GTGACCGATTTTCACGCTCCCCACGCCGCCCCGGAAGGTGCCGCGGCCGTTTTCCCGGCGCCGGCGGAAAGCGAAGCCCGGCGCCGGTGGATGGGCGTGCTCGGCCGGGCCTCGGGTGACGATCTGGAGCGGGCATGGCGCTCGCTCGCAGACAAGCCGGCCTATGTCGCCGTGCGGGCCCCCGAAACCGGCATGGTCATGGTGCGGGGCCGGGCCGGCGGCACCGGCGCCCCCTTCTGCCTGGGCGAGATGACGGTCACCCGCTGCGCCGTCGAGACGGCCGACGGCCGCGTCGGGGTATCCTATCTGGCCGGCCGCGATCCGCGCCGGGCCGAGATCGCCGCCGCGCTTGACGCCCTTCTCCAGGACCCGGCGCGGCGGGCCACCCTGTTGCGCGAGGTCATCGACCCGCTGGCGGCGGGGCAGGCGGACGCCCGCCGTGCCCGCCGTGCCAAGGTCGCCGCGACCAAGGTCGACTTCTTCACCATGGTCCGGGGGGATTGA
- the phnF gene encoding phosphonate metabolism transcriptional regulator PhnF: protein MQIERGAGVALWRQIQQTLEAGIASGEMAPGTRLPTEMDLAERFDVNRHTVRRAISGLEERGLVRVDQGRGMFVAENVVDYTVGRHTRFSENILHQSRLPGARVVATQRLRAAPAVAEALNLRAGTMVAMVRRVGQVDGRVVAMAEHFFSLRRFPDVFEAFKEEPSVSRALARLGVPDFVRRTTRITARMPDRLEAGLLQQHRNRPILVTESVDVDGDDAPVEYGVARFAGDRVQVVVES from the coding sequence ATGCAGATCGAGCGCGGAGCGGGAGTGGCCCTGTGGCGCCAGATCCAGCAGACGCTGGAGGCCGGGATCGCGTCGGGGGAGATGGCGCCGGGCACCCGCCTTCCGACGGAGATGGATCTGGCGGAGCGTTTCGACGTCAACCGCCATACCGTGCGACGCGCCATCTCGGGCCTCGAGGAACGGGGCCTGGTTCGCGTCGACCAGGGACGGGGCATGTTCGTGGCGGAGAACGTCGTCGATTACACCGTCGGCCGGCATACCCGTTTCAGCGAAAACATCCTGCACCAGAGCCGGCTGCCCGGGGCGCGGGTGGTGGCCACGCAACGCCTGCGGGCGGCACCGGCCGTGGCCGAGGCGCTGAACCTGCGCGCCGGCACCATGGTGGCGATGGTCCGGCGCGTCGGCCAAGTCGACGGCCGGGTGGTGGCGATGGCGGAACATTTCTTCTCGCTGCGGCGGTTTCCCGACGTCTTCGAGGCGTTCAAGGAGGAGCCCTCGGTGTCCAGGGCCCTGGCGCGCCTCGGCGTTCCCGACTTCGTGCGCCGCACGACCCGAATCACGGCGCGCATGCCGGACCGGCTGGAGGCCGGCCTCCTGCAACAGCATCGCAACCGGCCGATCCTGGTCACCGAAAGCGTCGACGTCGATGGCGACGACGCGCCGGTCGAGTACGGCGTGGCCCGCTTCGCCGGCGACCGCGTCCAAGTGGTCGTGGAAAGCTGA
- a CDS encoding alpha-D-ribose 1-methylphosphonate 5-triphosphate diphosphatase yields MDYIIENCRVLTPEGNVKPAALTVAKGHIAGLDADGRADTVRVNGAGTLLLPGIVDIHGDAFERQLMPRPGVKFPLDVALLDTDLQMIANGITTGFHGVTHSWEPGLRGGPMASQIIRTIRALRPRFGCDVRVHLRFETYAIDGVGDVIDMIEAGLVDAVAFNDHVPHFQERRDQPAKLQPAAARAGLSVPEFVVLLDRVRERVDAVPGGVRRLAACANADGIPLLSHDDETPAMRRMFHDMGCRIGEFPVDAATAETARDLGDEVVLGAPNILRGASHCGRLTAAEAIADGLCTILASDYYYPSLLQAAFRIAASGTLPFGDAWNLVSATPARALALRDRGEIAPGRRADLILVDDSDPELPRVAATVVAGRPVFLDGSRLGAWAEEPEPARA; encoded by the coding sequence ATGGACTACATCATCGAAAACTGCCGCGTGCTGACACCCGAAGGCAACGTGAAGCCGGCGGCCCTGACCGTGGCGAAAGGACATATCGCCGGGCTTGATGCCGACGGGCGGGCCGATACGGTTCGCGTCAACGGCGCCGGCACGCTGCTTCTGCCCGGCATCGTCGACATCCACGGCGACGCCTTCGAGCGCCAGCTCATGCCTCGGCCGGGCGTCAAGTTTCCGCTCGACGTCGCGCTTCTCGACACCGACCTCCAAATGATCGCCAACGGCATCACCACGGGCTTTCACGGCGTCACCCATTCCTGGGAGCCGGGACTGCGCGGCGGGCCCATGGCCAGCCAGATCATTCGCACCATCCGGGCGCTGCGGCCGCGTTTCGGATGCGACGTCCGCGTCCACCTTCGGTTCGAGACGTATGCCATCGATGGCGTCGGGGACGTCATCGACATGATCGAGGCCGGCCTGGTCGATGCCGTCGCCTTCAACGACCATGTCCCCCATTTCCAGGAGCGCCGGGACCAGCCGGCCAAGCTCCAGCCGGCGGCGGCCAGGGCCGGCTTGAGCGTCCCGGAGTTCGTCGTCCTGCTGGATCGGGTGCGCGAACGGGTCGATGCCGTGCCGGGGGGCGTGCGCCGCCTGGCCGCGTGTGCCAACGCCGATGGCATTCCGCTGCTTTCCCACGACGACGAGACCCCGGCCATGCGCCGCATGTTCCACGACATGGGCTGCCGGATCGGGGAGTTTCCCGTCGACGCGGCGACGGCGGAAACGGCCAGGGACCTTGGCGACGAAGTCGTGCTGGGCGCCCCCAACATCCTGCGCGGCGCCTCGCATTGCGGGCGCCTGACGGCCGCCGAGGCCATTGCCGACGGCCTGTGTACGATCCTGGCTTCCGACTACTACTATCCGTCGTTGTTGCAGGCGGCGTTCCGGATCGCCGCTTCCGGCACCCTGCCGTTCGGGGATGCCTGGAACCTCGTCTCGGCAACCCCGGCCAGGGCCTTGGCCCTGAGGGACCGCGGCGAGATCGCGCCCGGCCGGCGGGCCGACCTCATCCTGGTCGACGACAGCGATCCCGAACTGCCGCGCGTCGCCGCAACGGTTGTCGCCGGCCGCCCGGTATTCCTGGACGGCAGTCGCCTGGGCGCCTGGGCGGAAGAACCGGAGCCGGCGCGGGCATGA
- a CDS encoding alpha-D-ribose 1-methylphosphonate 5-triphosphate diphosphatase — protein MSSDTVFANARIVTRTGVLNGSLRIADGKIAAIDAGPGGGRDMEGDYLLPGLVDIHTDNLEKHLEPRPGVTWPGLAAIVAHDRQIAAAGITTVFDSLYVGFDGASSGRREALDVATGALAEAAEGRILISDHMLHLRCELGAPDVVDDLTEALRQPRVRLVSVMDHTPGQRQWRNLDHWRQFHSKRYSREELDATIHERVAAQQLHAEGNRRRIVALCRERGLPLASHDDTTPDHVLEGVGDGVRISEFPTTFAAARCAHEHGLATVMGAPNIVIGGSHSGNVAAHDLATEGLLDGLASDYVPISMIQAIFVLHRKWGVSLSEAVAMASANPAEMVGLADRGRLEAGRRADLARVRMVGGVAVVREVWIRGERVM, from the coding sequence ATGTCCTCAGACACGGTCTTCGCCAACGCGCGCATCGTCACCCGCACCGGCGTCCTGAACGGCTCGTTGCGCATCGCCGACGGGAAGATCGCCGCCATCGACGCCGGACCCGGCGGCGGGCGGGACATGGAAGGCGACTATCTTCTGCCGGGCCTTGTCGACATCCATACCGACAACCTGGAAAAGCATCTCGAACCGCGGCCGGGCGTCACCTGGCCCGGCCTTGCCGCCATCGTCGCCCACGACCGCCAGATCGCCGCGGCCGGCATCACCACCGTCTTCGATTCCCTCTACGTCGGGTTCGACGGCGCCTCGTCGGGGCGCCGCGAGGCGCTGGACGTGGCGACGGGCGCGCTGGCGGAGGCGGCGGAAGGCCGTATCCTGATCTCCGACCACATGCTCCATCTGCGATGCGAGCTTGGCGCTCCCGATGTCGTCGACGACCTGACGGAGGCCCTTCGCCAGCCGCGGGTGCGGCTGGTCTCGGTGATGGATCACACCCCCGGCCAGCGCCAGTGGCGCAATCTCGACCACTGGCGCCAGTTTCACAGCAAGCGCTATTCCCGGGAAGAACTCGATGCCACCATCCACGAGCGCGTGGCAGCGCAGCAGTTGCATGCGGAAGGCAACCGGCGGCGGATCGTCGCGTTGTGCCGCGAGCGCGGGCTGCCGCTGGCCAGCCACGACGACACCACGCCGGACCATGTCCTGGAGGGCGTCGGCGACGGCGTGAGGATCTCGGAATTCCCGACCACCTTCGCGGCGGCACGGTGCGCCCACGAACATGGGCTGGCCACCGTCATGGGCGCGCCCAACATCGTCATCGGCGGCTCTCATTCCGGAAACGTCGCCGCGCACGATCTCGCCACCGAAGGCCTGCTCGACGGCCTGGCCTCCGATTACGTGCCGATCAGCATGATCCAGGCCATCTTCGTGCTGCATCGCAAGTGGGGCGTCTCCTTGAGCGAGGCGGTAGCCATGGCCTCCGCCAATCCGGCCGAAATGGTCGGCTTGGCCGACCGTGGACGGCTCGAAGCCGGCCGCCGGGCCGACCTGGCGCGGGTTCGCATGGTCGGCGGCGTCGCGGTGGTGCGCGAGGTCTGGATACGGGGCGAACGCGTCATGTAG
- the phnE gene encoding phosphonate ABC transporter, permease protein PhnE, whose product MTLSASVPVRPQLPPRDLKRSALNVAGWGVLLAVLAWSWEGSDMRPWDLVTFAPNMWKFLTGFFPPDFYEWRLYVEEMLITIQIAVWGSVLSVVFAVPFGILSSENVVPWWVYQPVRRLMDAFRAINEMVFAMLFVVAVGLGPFAGVLALFIHTLGILAKLFSEAVESMDQRPVEGIRATGANIVQEVVFGIIPQVLPLWISYSLYRFESNVRSATVLGIVGAGGIGMVLWEYVRGFYYHETAAVMIIIIVTVSLLDILSQRLRRLFV is encoded by the coding sequence TTGACCCTCTCCGCATCCGTTCCCGTCAGGCCGCAACTCCCGCCGCGCGATCTCAAGCGCTCCGCCCTCAACGTCGCCGGCTGGGGCGTCCTGCTGGCCGTGCTGGCCTGGTCGTGGGAAGGCTCCGACATGCGGCCGTGGGACCTCGTCACCTTCGCGCCCAACATGTGGAAGTTTCTCACCGGTTTCTTCCCGCCGGATTTTTACGAATGGCGCCTCTACGTCGAGGAAATGCTGATCACCATCCAGATCGCCGTGTGGGGCTCGGTGCTGTCGGTCGTTTTCGCCGTGCCGTTCGGCATCCTGTCGTCGGAGAACGTGGTGCCCTGGTGGGTCTACCAGCCGGTGCGCCGGCTGATGGACGCCTTCCGCGCCATCAACGAGATGGTCTTCGCCATGCTGTTTGTGGTCGCCGTCGGCCTCGGGCCGTTCGCCGGCGTCCTCGCCCTGTTCATCCACACCCTCGGCATCCTGGCCAAGCTGTTCTCCGAGGCGGTGGAATCCATGGACCAGCGTCCCGTCGAGGGCATCCGCGCCACCGGCGCCAACATCGTTCAGGAGGTGGTCTTCGGGATCATCCCGCAGGTCCTGCCGCTGTGGATCTCGTATTCGCTTTACCGCTTCGAATCGAACGTCCGCTCGGCCACCGTTCTCGGCATCGTCGGGGCCGGCGGCATCGGCATGGTGCTGTGGGAATATGTGCGCGGCTTCTACTACCACGAGACCGCCGCGGTGATGATCATCATCATCGTCACCGTCAGTCTGCTCGACATCCTGTCCCAGCGGCTGCGCCGCCTGTTCGTATAG